The following are from one region of the Eubacterium sp. MSJ-33 genome:
- a CDS encoding O-acetylhomoserine aminocarboxypropyltransferase/cysteine synthase family protein, translating to MKDETKCLHAGYAPKNGEPRVLPIVQSTTYVYESAAEVAGIFDDPTKGLCYSRFANPTVMAVEEKIAALEGGVGAMCTTSGQAATLLSILNICQAGDSIISTPEIYGGTINLFSFTLKKLGIECIYVDKTMSDEEIKACFKENTKLVFGETIANPALTVFDIERFANIAHAMGVPLIVDNTFATPILCKPFDFGADIVVHSTSKYMDGHAVQIGGVIVDSGKFNWDNGKFPELVEPDESYHGTCYTKAYGNMAYIIKARMQLMRDFGVYPAAHSAFLLNLGLETLPVRMKQYTENAIAVAQYLEKSDAVVSVSCPALPSDPNHALAEKYLGGKSCGVISFIIKGGRPAAAKFMDSLKLASNEVHVADIRTCVLHPASETHRQLTDEQLVAAGIDAGMVRFSVGLENIDDILEDLDHALKAAMK from the coding sequence ATGAAAGATGAAACAAAATGCCTGCATGCAGGCTATGCACCAAAAAACGGTGAACCACGTGTTCTGCCAATCGTACAGAGTACAACTTACGTCTATGAATCAGCTGCAGAAGTTGCAGGAATTTTTGATGATCCGACAAAAGGACTCTGTTATTCCCGTTTTGCCAATCCAACAGTCATGGCTGTGGAAGAGAAGATTGCCGCTTTGGAAGGTGGTGTTGGTGCCATGTGTACCACTTCCGGTCAGGCAGCTACCCTGCTTTCCATCCTGAATATTTGTCAGGCCGGTGACAGCATCATCAGTACCCCGGAAATCTATGGCGGTACAATCAACCTGTTTTCTTTTACTTTAAAGAAACTTGGCATCGAATGTATCTATGTTGATAAAACTATGTCTGACGAGGAAATCAAAGCCTGCTTCAAAGAAAATACAAAGCTTGTGTTCGGCGAGACGATTGCGAACCCGGCTCTAACGGTATTTGATATTGAACGTTTTGCAAATATCGCTCATGCTATGGGTGTTCCATTGATCGTGGACAATACATTTGCAACCCCGATCCTTTGTAAGCCTTTTGACTTTGGTGCCGACATCGTTGTACATTCCACAAGTAAATATATGGATGGTCATGCCGTTCAGATTGGCGGTGTCATCGTAGACAGCGGTAAGTTTAACTGGGATAACGGCAAATTCCCAGAGCTTGTAGAACCTGATGAATCCTACCATGGAACCTGCTATACAAAAGCCTATGGAAACATGGCATATATCATCAAGGCAAGAATGCAGCTCATGCGTGACTTCGGTGTTTATCCGGCTGCACATTCCGCATTTTTGTTGAACCTCGGATTAGAAACACTTCCGGTTCGTATGAAACAGTACACTGAAAATGCAATAGCAGTTGCGCAATACCTTGAAAAGAGCGACGCGGTTGTCAGTGTCAGTTGTCCGGCGCTTCCTTCCGATCCAAACCATGCACTCGCAGAGAAATATCTCGGTGGCAAATCCTGCGGTGTTATCTCCTTCATCATCAAAGGAGGACGTCCGGCTGCCGCAAAGTTTATGGATTCATTAAAGCTTGCATCCAACGAAGTGCATGTTGCAGATATTCGTACCTGTGTCCTGCATCCGGCAAGTGAGACACACCGTCAGCTCACAGACGAACAACTTGTAGCAGCAGGAATTGATGCCGGTATGGTTCGTTTTTCCGTTGGTCTGGAGAACATCGATGACATCCTGGAAGATCTGGATCATGCATTAAAAGCAGCTATGAAATGA
- the rpsR gene encoding 30S ribosomal protein S18 gives MAYNKTEKSDRPDAPMKRRPIRRRKKVCVFCAEKNAVIDYKDTNKLKRYISERGKILPRRITGNCAKHQRALTVAIKRARHVALIPYVVE, from the coding sequence ATGGCTTATAATAAGACAGAGAAGAGCGATCGTCCAGACGCTCCTATGAAGAGAAGACCTATTCGTAGAAGAAAAAAGGTTTGTGTATTCTGTGCAGAGAAGAATGCAGTAATTGATTACAAGGATACAAACAAGCTTAAGAGATACATCTCTGAAAGAGGAAAGATTCTTCCTAGAAGAATTACCGGTAACTGTGCAAAGCATCAGCGTGCACTTACAGTTGCTATTAAGAGAGCAAGACACGTAGCTCTTATTCCTTACGTAGTAGAGTAA
- the rpsF gene encoding 30S ribosomal protein S6, producing the protein MNKYELALVVSAKIDDDARTAVVDKAKAIIEKAGGTITNVDEKGKLRLAYEIQKMKEGFYYFIQFDANAEAPAQIEASVRIMESVLRYLCVRQDAE; encoded by the coding sequence ATGAACAAGTATGAATTAGCGTTGGTTGTTAGCGCAAAGATTGATGATGACGCAAGAACTGCTGTTGTAGATAAGGCTAAGGCTATTATCGAGAAGGCAGGCGGCACAATCACAAACGTTGACGAAAAAGGCAAGCTGAGATTGGCATACGAGATTCAGAAGATGAAGGAAGGTTTCTACTACTTCATTCAGTTTGATGCAAACGCTGAAGCTCCAGCTCAGATCGAAGCAAGTGTTCGTATTATGGAATCTGTTCTCAGATATCTTTGTGTTAGACAGGACGCAGAGTAG
- a CDS encoding single-stranded DNA-binding protein has translation MNKVILMGRLTRDPEVRYSQAAEPLAIARYTLAVDRRFQRRDNSGNEQTADFISCVAFGRNGEFAEKYLKQGTKIAITGRIQTGSYTNKDGNKVYTTEVVVEEQEFAESKNASGNNGGGYQQEDRPAPGNASADGFMDVPTGSLGNDLPFK, from the coding sequence ATGAACAAAGTAATTTTGATGGGTCGTTTAACCCGTGATCCTGAAGTAAGATATTCGCAGGCGGCTGAGCCTTTAGCAATCGCAAGATATACACTTGCAGTAGATCGTAGATTCCAGAGAAGAGATAACTCCGGAAATGAACAGACGGCAGATTTTATCTCCTGTGTCGCATTCGGCAGAAACGGAGAGTTTGCTGAGAAGTATTTGAAGCAGGGTACAAAGATTGCAATTACAGGACGTATTCAGACAGGCAGCTATACAAATAAGGACGGCAATAAGGTCTATACAACAGAGGTTGTTGTAGAAGAACAGGAGTTTGCAGAGAGCAAGAATGCATCTGGAAACAATGGCGGTGGATATCAGCAGGAAGACAGACCGGCACCGGGCAATGCCAGTGCAGATGGCTTTATGGATGTTCCGACAGGTTCATTAGGCAACGATTTACCATTTAAGTAA
- a CDS encoding efflux RND transporter periplasmic adaptor subunit — translation MIFLSKYCEDTAVRKKGIKIVAIAIGMSLLSGCSGKKQTDDLTITIPEYEKMTYTTEKVMRGDIEPELILRLEAKEFRYQEYHADHDEMKVDQVYVKQGDAVKAGDTLITFQSDDIDKERQQYENRVEEDALLIDHYTRLDQINQTDANLESIKELQKDQEIARLYIDELDAKLETYTIKAEEDGVVSSISDMLEYGTVYAYDPLVKLLYGSDKYTTTTDDDYDFQVGQIYTATFGVGSYDIVLSDIEETATDSDAGAKRKLSFVLADSTGRPSSSSLNLVIKKDVIKDVLYVPQDAIMSVKDETYVYQVDDQGFRHGVPVKTGSTVNGYTVIEEGLQEGDKVVVSK, via the coding sequence ATGATATTTTTATCAAAATACTGCGAGGATACTGCCGTGAGAAAAAAAGGTATAAAAATAGTGGCAATTGCGATTGGGATGAGTCTTCTGTCAGGATGCAGCGGAAAAAAACAGACGGATGATCTCACGATTACAATTCCGGAATATGAGAAAATGACATACACTACGGAGAAGGTTATGCGGGGCGATATCGAGCCGGAACTTATCCTTCGCCTGGAGGCAAAGGAGTTCCGGTATCAGGAATATCATGCGGATCATGACGAGATGAAGGTGGATCAGGTATATGTGAAACAAGGAGATGCTGTAAAAGCGGGAGATACATTGATCACGTTTCAGTCAGATGATATAGATAAAGAGCGGCAGCAATATGAAAACAGGGTGGAAGAAGATGCCTTGCTGATAGACCATTACACACGATTGGATCAGATCAACCAGACAGATGCAAATCTGGAAAGCATCAAAGAGTTGCAGAAAGATCAGGAAATAGCGAGACTTTATATAGATGAGCTTGATGCAAAACTGGAGACATATACGATTAAGGCGGAGGAAGACGGCGTTGTCAGCAGCATATCCGATATGCTCGAATATGGAACGGTATATGCATATGATCCACTTGTAAAATTATTGTATGGTTCTGACAAATATACGACGACAACGGATGACGATTATGACTTTCAGGTGGGGCAGATATACACGGCAACATTTGGCGTGGGCAGTTACGATATTGTATTATCAGACATAGAAGAAACTGCGACAGATTCCGATGCGGGTGCGAAACGAAAACTAAGCTTTGTTTTGGCAGATTCGACGGGACGTCCGAGTTCAAGTTCCCTCAATCTTGTAATCAAGAAGGATGTCATTAAGGATGTATTATATGTTCCACAGGATGCAATCATGTCTGTGAAGGACGAAACTTATGTGTATCAGGTGGATGACCAGGGATTTCGTCATGGGGTTCCGGTGAAAACCGGAAGTACCGTAAATGGATACACCGTGATTGAAGAGGGCTTGCAGGAAGGTGACAAGGTGGTGGTTTCAAAATGA
- a CDS encoding efflux RND transporter periplasmic adaptor subunit yields MRIQSKIKKQLCLWMSVICTFSLAACGKKYADAPELLEPVSGTESYREVSYGDVGSMEILYGSIVPKEYPVFWTTQVEVADILVNVGDYVQEGQIVAIADLDVAKKTQADLQEDRALLVSKYELESKKHELAIQKLQLKQDGQNQLGDTEGVSQTEKEIATEQENANYDALLYKHKLANYDEQIQAQQEVIDNGTLKAAASGYITYVKQFPYENQVTSAENVVVIADYEDTYISVQNKTIKDEILKKYDKYYTMQDGQKIALQEYPYSAQERMAAENQMKYPDLRMQYEDMTKRGKVGTVIPIYLVRNRAEDVLYVGKDSIYEDDKGTFVYVKNGEQREARYIETGVDDNMNVEVLSGLSEGEKVYYTTDAAWPDQYDEYVVQKASDFDAMYYTNRSVVEDSTRKYYKSSYEGTVQEVCVSGGSASVEQGEAIVKIRTDEGSAKLAEMRSNMESMKENREKSVQAHEDRIRLLQTEKQGNPLATGTDAQMATGTDAEREKNPNMQAMLDLDIQMENIDFQVQTLDYEYQAKKAQQDYDEVSENNNGSGVISICAENAGVIYTVYVENGAKVKAGDKLFAIDIPAQEKLAIYINDKNTVPLGTLVQIQDADEKQLQGTICGSTGTAEGAPEGYYITTKGNKVYITQSIAYDSQMYYVKLEGNADIADIQDVQMLSYPTVSLQDVYTIPSDMIYTEKPKREKGVERYYVWKIVDGNLEKQYIEMKSFSATQDTSKYKKGSTTAVIFNGLSEGDVLAGPIAEEE; encoded by the coding sequence ATGAGAATACAATCAAAGATAAAAAAACAGCTCTGCCTGTGGATGAGTGTGATATGTACATTTTCGCTGGCTGCCTGTGGTAAAAAATATGCCGACGCACCAGAACTTCTAGAACCGGTTTCAGGAACAGAATCCTATCGTGAAGTTTCATATGGAGATGTCGGTTCTATGGAAATTCTGTATGGTTCAATTGTGCCGAAGGAATATCCGGTATTTTGGACTACACAGGTAGAAGTGGCAGATATACTTGTTAATGTGGGAGATTATGTGCAAGAGGGACAGATTGTCGCAATCGCGGATCTGGACGTAGCGAAGAAGACGCAGGCAGATCTGCAGGAAGACCGTGCACTGCTTGTAAGCAAATATGAACTGGAAAGTAAAAAACATGAGCTTGCTATACAGAAGCTTCAATTGAAGCAGGATGGACAAAATCAGCTTGGGGATACCGAGGGCGTGTCACAGACAGAAAAAGAGATTGCAACGGAGCAGGAAAATGCAAATTACGATGCATTGTTATATAAGCATAAACTTGCAAATTATGATGAACAGATACAGGCGCAGCAGGAAGTGATTGACAATGGAACATTGAAGGCGGCGGCGAGTGGATATATTACATATGTCAAACAGTTTCCATATGAAAATCAGGTGACAAGTGCGGAAAATGTGGTTGTCATTGCGGATTATGAAGATACATATATCAGTGTGCAGAATAAAACAATCAAAGATGAAATATTAAAAAAATACGACAAATATTATACGATGCAGGATGGGCAGAAAATAGCACTTCAGGAGTATCCATACAGTGCCCAGGAGAGAATGGCTGCTGAAAATCAGATGAAATATCCGGATCTTCGTATGCAGTATGAAGACATGACAAAACGTGGAAAGGTTGGAACCGTCATTCCAATCTATCTAGTGCGTAACCGGGCGGAAGATGTGTTGTATGTTGGCAAGGATTCCATTTATGAAGACGATAAGGGAACATTTGTGTATGTAAAAAATGGAGAGCAGCGGGAAGCACGATATATTGAAACGGGCGTGGATGATAACATGAATGTGGAGGTTCTTTCCGGACTTTCGGAAGGGGAGAAAGTCTATTATACGACGGACGCTGCCTGGCCGGATCAATATGACGAGTATGTTGTGCAAAAAGCATCGGATTTTGATGCCATGTATTATACAAACCGTTCGGTAGTCGAAGACAGTACCAGAAAATATTATAAATCATCTTATGAAGGAACGGTGCAGGAGGTTTGTGTAAGTGGGGGAAGTGCATCTGTTGAGCAGGGGGAGGCTATAGTAAAGATACGTACAGATGAAGGAAGTGCAAAGCTTGCTGAGATGCGGTCCAATATGGAAAGTATGAAAGAAAACCGGGAGAAATCGGTACAGGCACATGAAGACCGGATTCGTTTGCTTCAGACAGAAAAACAGGGAAATCCACTTGCGACAGGGACAGATGCACAGATGGCGACCGGCACAGATGCAGAGCGGGAGAAAAATCCGAATATGCAGGCAATGCTGGACCTGGATATTCAGATGGAGAATATAGATTTTCAGGTCCAGACACTGGATTATGAGTATCAGGCAAAAAAGGCACAGCAGGATTATGACGAAGTGAGTGAAAACAATAATGGCTCCGGTGTGATATCTATTTGTGCAGAAAATGCTGGCGTGATTTATACGGTATATGTTGAGAATGGAGCCAAGGTAAAAGCCGGTGATAAGCTTTTTGCCATAGATATACCGGCACAGGAGAAACTTGCAATCTATATCAACGACAAGAATACGGTGCCGCTTGGAACGCTTGTTCAGATTCAGGATGCCGACGAAAAACAGTTGCAGGGAACAATCTGTGGATCGACAGGAACAGCAGAAGGGGCGCCGGAAGGATATTATATAACAACGAAGGGAAATAAAGTATATATTACACAGAGCATCGCATATGACAGTCAGATGTATTATGTCAAATTAGAAGGAAATGCAGATATTGCAGATATACAGGACGTACAGATGTTGTCATATCCAACTGTATCATTGCAGGATGTATATACGATTCCTTCTGATATGATATATACAGAGAAACCAAAACGTGAAAAAGGTGTGGAGAGGTATTATGTGTGGAAAATTGTGGACGGAAATCTGGAAAAACAATACATCGAGATGAAGAGTTTTAGTGCAACACAGGATACTTCCAAATACAAAAAGGGAAGTACAACGGCAGTTATTTTTAATGGATTGAGCGAGGGCGATGTTCTTGCCGGACCAATCGCAGAAGAGGAGTAA
- a CDS encoding ABC transporter permease: MIRFVLRKIQNKKWLTTCLLLGLIFLVAAVSCQPMFKAGSLNKMLLDSFHDAGVENNQYPAVIGRVGAYKTEKHETADSVMRGIAGYQSTWQKYLDDVTPIESQSVLKLEAQSCQGSYGGKGKYLAVSYMPEILDHAQILTGEDYAAYDGEGYACIMSESVMDACGYTVGETLHFPQLKNHKNENLELYIAGIFKERESTDLFWYTAPNTMEEEIFVSEDTFDAIVQDFSYEKINYTTNVLLDYTRINQKNVTDVQYYLEQFHKEDENFQDSFMNILQQYNTNEKSVNIMLWVLELPLLGLVLAFIYMVTGQIVEAETGEIAMMRSRGYRRIQIVAEYALQAGILSLAAMLIGIPLGYGLCMLAASTTDFLTFHVGNLSMYGFTPMMLVYGLLASIVGIIFILIPVVVHSGVSIVQQKSNNKLNTKMIWEKYFLDIVLLAGSLYLLHNFNQEIEKIRARALLGSKMDPLIFLDSVLFIVAMGLVVLRLVHYLVQLVYRIGRKKWKPAVYASFLQITRNFRKQGFISVFLILTVALGLFNANAARTINQNYENRIRYADGSDIRLQENWKMQAYYVNATDIDYEYVEPDPVKYEEAVNQGLCTSMAKVIRTNNVSVSKGKKKIADCEFMGIHTKDFGQTAYLQEELNKKEHWYTYLNALATQENGVILSKNLANALEVKVGDLVNCDRYGDSVMKQETVRGTISGKVVAIVDAWPGFTQYTYEDGEEIEHYLVVANYAKTVQNFKISPYEIWYKLADGVSSGQVKAMIEKSDTTLSSYTALDEDIWAMKEAAMIRITNGMFTLSFIIALILCMIGFLIYWISSIRQRELLFGVYRAMGLSEKEVNRMLANEHLFSTVPSILAGGLCGGVATYLFVRLFGVIYLPQKHNLSIYVYLDATDVLKLVIVLAVMILLCILILRRLIRSLNITQALKLGEE; the protein is encoded by the coding sequence ATGATTCGATTTGTTTTACGAAAAATACAGAATAAAAAGTGGCTCACAACCTGTCTGCTTTTAGGTCTGATCTTTCTTGTGGCCGCCGTGTCCTGCCAGCCAATGTTTAAAGCCGGGTCACTCAATAAAATGCTGCTCGACAGCTTTCATGATGCAGGTGTGGAGAACAATCAGTATCCGGCTGTGATCGGACGGGTCGGCGCGTATAAGACAGAAAAACACGAAACGGCCGATTCTGTTATGCGTGGAATTGCGGGATATCAGAGCACATGGCAGAAATATCTTGATGATGTAACGCCAATCGAATCGCAGTCTGTCTTGAAACTGGAAGCACAGTCTTGTCAGGGAAGCTACGGAGGAAAAGGAAAATATCTGGCGGTATCGTATATGCCGGAGATTCTGGATCATGCGCAGATACTGACAGGTGAGGATTATGCTGCTTATGACGGAGAAGGATATGCATGTATCATGTCGGAGAGCGTGATGGATGCATGTGGCTATACAGTCGGGGAAACACTGCATTTCCCACAGTTGAAGAATCATAAAAATGAGAATCTGGAGTTGTATATTGCAGGTATATTCAAAGAGCGGGAGAGTACAGATTTGTTTTGGTATACAGCACCGAATACGATGGAAGAAGAAATCTTTGTGAGTGAAGATACATTCGATGCAATTGTACAGGATTTCTCATATGAAAAAATTAACTATACAACCAATGTTCTTCTGGATTATACGCGGATTAATCAAAAGAATGTAACAGATGTGCAGTATTATCTGGAACAATTTCATAAGGAAGATGAGAATTTTCAGGACTCTTTCATGAACATCCTTCAACAATATAACACAAATGAGAAATCTGTTAATATTATGTTGTGGGTATTGGAGCTTCCTTTGCTGGGATTGGTGCTTGCATTTATCTATATGGTAACCGGACAAATCGTGGAAGCGGAAACCGGTGAGATTGCGATGATGCGAAGCCGTGGATATCGCAGAATACAGATTGTGGCAGAATATGCACTGCAGGCTGGCATTTTAAGCCTTGCTGCAATGCTGATCGGAATCCCTCTTGGATATGGTTTGTGCATGCTTGCAGCATCCACGACGGATTTCCTTACGTTCCATGTTGGAAATCTGTCTATGTATGGGTTTACGCCGATGATGCTGGTGTATGGATTGCTGGCATCTATAGTTGGAATCATATTTATTTTGATTCCGGTTGTTGTACATTCCGGAGTGTCGATTGTACAGCAAAAATCAAATAATAAACTGAATACGAAGATGATCTGGGAGAAATATTTCCTGGATATTGTATTGCTTGCAGGATCTTTGTATCTGTTGCATAATTTCAATCAGGAAATTGAAAAGATTCGTGCGCGTGCACTGCTTGGTTCGAAGATGGATCCGTTGATTTTCCTGGATTCGGTACTGTTTATTGTGGCAATGGGACTGGTTGTGTTAAGGCTGGTGCATTATCTGGTACAGCTCGTATACCGGATTGGCAGAAAAAAATGGAAACCGGCAGTATATGCATCGTTTCTGCAGATTACACGGAATTTCCGAAAACAGGGATTTATATCTGTTTTTCTCATATTGACGGTAGCACTTGGGTTATTCAATGCAAATGCAGCAAGAACAATCAATCAGAATTATGAGAACCGTATCCGGTATGCGGATGGTTCCGATATACGTCTTCAGGAAAACTGGAAGATGCAGGCGTATTATGTGAATGCAACGGATATTGATTATGAGTATGTGGAGCCGGACCCAGTCAAATATGAAGAGGCGGTGAATCAGGGACTATGCACGAGCATGGCGAAGGTGATTCGCACGAATAATGTTTCTGTGAGTAAGGGAAAAAAGAAAATCGCTGATTGTGAGTTTATGGGAATTCACACAAAGGATTTTGGACAGACTGCATATTTGCAGGAGGAGTTAAATAAAAAAGAACATTGGTACACATACCTGAATGCACTTGCAACACAGGAAAATGGTGTGATATTGTCAAAGAATCTGGCGAATGCCTTGGAGGTGAAGGTTGGGGATCTTGTGAATTGCGATCGATATGGGGATTCTGTAATGAAACAGGAAACTGTGCGCGGAACGATCAGTGGAAAGGTAGTTGCCATCGTAGATGCATGGCCTGGATTTACACAGTATACGTATGAAGATGGGGAGGAAATTGAGCATTACTTGGTTGTGGCAAACTATGCGAAAACCGTTCAGAATTTTAAGATCTCTCCATATGAGATATGGTATAAGCTTGCGGATGGAGTCTCAAGCGGGCAGGTGAAAGCAATGATTGAGAAATCAGATACAACACTTTCATCCTATACTGCATTGGATGAGGATATTTGGGCGATGAAGGAAGCTGCAATGATTCGTATTACAAATGGCATGTTTACACTAAGCTTTATCATAGCGCTTATTTTGTGCATGATTGGATTTCTGATTTACTGGATCTCGTCTATTCGCCAGAGAGAATTGTTATTTGGTGTGTACCGTGCGATGGGACTTTCAGAAAAAGAAGTCAATCGGATGCTTGCGAATGAACATCTGTTTTCAACGGTTCCGTCTATATTGGCCGGAGGACTTTGCGGAGGTGTTGCAACCTATCTGTTTGTACGGTTGTTTGGTGTAATTTATCTGCCACAGAAACATAATTTAAGCATTTATGTATATCTGGATGCCACTGATGTGTTGAAACTGGTGATTGTGCTTGCTGTGATGATTTTGTTGTGCATTTTAATCCTGCGGCGCCTGATACGAAGTCTCAATATTACACAAGCATTGAAATTAGGCGAAGAATAG